From Topomyia yanbarensis strain Yona2022 chromosome 1, ASM3024719v1, whole genome shotgun sequence, one genomic window encodes:
- the LOC131688036 gene encoding small ubiquitin-related modifier 3 — protein sequence MSEEKKDSKGSESEHINLKVLGQDNAVVQFKIKKHTPLRKLMNAYCDRAGLSMQVVRFRFDGQPINENDTPTTLEMEEGDTIEVYQQQTGGKLYF from the exons atgtctgaagaGAAAAAG gACTCGAAAGGATCAGAATCGGAacatatcaatttgaaagtgcTTGGACAGGACAACGCCGTAGTGCAGTTTAAGATAAAAAAGCATACGCCCCTACGAAAATTGATGAATGCCTACTGTGACCGCGCG GGTTTGTCGATGCAAGTCGTGCGATTCCGTTTTGACGGCCAGCCGATCAACGAAAATGACACACCGACGACGCTGGAAATGGAAGAAGGGGATACGATTGAAGTATACCAACAGCAAACCGGCGGAAAGCTTTATTTTTAA